From the genome of Carnobacterium viridans:
TTAAGCCTAACAATGTTCTTGCTTGACCCATTGAGATTTCTTCTTTTTGAAGCATCTCTTTAACAGCATCTGGCAGCCCTAATAAACGCAAATAATTGGCGATGTATGGACGGCTTTTACCCAAACGTGTAGCGACTTCTTCTTGCGTTAGTTTTAATTTTTTCATCATCATTTCATAAGCTTCTGCTTCTTCTAAAGAGGTTAGATCTTCTCTTTGCAGATTTTCCAATACCGCGACTTCCATCATCTTTTCTTCATCAAATTCACGAATAATGGCTGGTATCGTTTCTTTTCCAGCCAATTTCGACGCTCTGAAGCGACGTTCTCCAGCTATGATTTCATAACCTTTAATTTTTGACTCACGAAGGATAATAGGTTGAAAAACACCAGATACTTTGATTGATTCTGCTAGCTCATTTAAAGCTATTTCGTCAAACGTTTTTCTCGGTTGGTAAGGATTTGGTCTGATATCGGTTAAGGGTATCTTCTGAACTTGTTCATTAGCTGCATTGATAGTTGAAAGCTCTGCATAATCTCCAAAAAGAGCATCGATTCCTCTTCCCAACCCTTTGCTATTTTTATTAGCCATTTGCTAGCACTTCCTTTGCTAATTCAAGATAGACTTCTGCTCCTCTAGAACGCGCATCGTAATCAATAATCGACAATCCGTGACTTGGAGCCTCAGATAACCGGATATTGCGTGGAATAATCGTTTTATAAACTCTTTCTCG
Proteins encoded in this window:
- a CDS encoding ParB/RepB/Spo0J family partition protein, yielding MANKNSKGLGRGIDALFGDYAELSTINAANEQVQKIPLTDIRPNPYQPRKTFDEIALNELAESIKVSGVFQPIILRESKIKGYEIIAGERRFRASKLAGKETIPAIIREFDEEKMMEVAVLENLQREDLTSLEEAEAYEMMMKKLKLTQEEVATRLGKSRPYIANYLRLLGLPDAVKEMLQKEEISMGQARTLLGLKDKKQISKLAKRVVKEHLTVRQLEQLVNKMNQSKEEIEQPKKETKKPYYIRESEERLMDKFGTSVSINEKNKKGKIEIEYLSTDDLTRILDILEIQFDDE